A region of candidate division KSB1 bacterium DNA encodes the following proteins:
- a CDS encoding bifunctional riboflavin kinase/FAD synthetase, whose amino-acid sequence MKIFRNLDDVEHEANCVITTGTFDGVHLGHQSIIRTLHESASQRQGCVTIVTFEPHPQFVVKLAEKNGLRLLTTIEEKIDILEQYQIDRLIIIPFDIKFAQLSSRQFIEQILVNKIGFQTIVIGYDHAFGKDRQGNFEVLNQLSHQYNYEIVVCPPFTLDGVIISSTKIRKLLASGAVEQAARFLGRNYRMAGTVVPGEGRGRTLNIPTANLSPVSEQKLIPQDGIYAVWAKLQSERYPGVLYIGSKPTFAYQHQTIELHILDFSGNLYGKKIEIEFVSRIRDDQQFDSASQLVERIERDKATARAILGL is encoded by the coding sequence ATGAAGATCTTTCGAAATCTTGATGATGTTGAACATGAAGCGAATTGTGTTATAACCACTGGAACTTTCGATGGAGTCCATCTCGGACATCAATCGATCATTCGGACTTTGCACGAATCCGCCAGCCAGCGCCAGGGGTGTGTTACGATTGTTACATTCGAGCCGCACCCCCAATTTGTCGTCAAGCTTGCAGAGAAAAATGGTCTGCGATTGCTCACGACCATCGAGGAAAAAATCGATATCTTAGAGCAGTATCAAATTGACCGATTGATCATTATCCCGTTTGATATCAAATTTGCTCAACTCAGTTCGCGGCAGTTTATTGAACAAATTTTGGTGAACAAGATCGGCTTCCAGACGATCGTGATCGGCTATGATCATGCATTTGGGAAAGATCGCCAGGGCAATTTCGAGGTGCTAAACCAGCTCAGTCACCAGTACAATTACGAGATTGTCGTTTGTCCACCATTTACATTGGATGGTGTCATCATCAGTAGTACCAAGATTCGTAAGCTATTAGCAAGCGGGGCCGTTGAGCAGGCCGCCCGATTTTTGGGCAGAAATTATCGGATGGCTGGCACGGTAGTGCCCGGTGAAGGAAGAGGGAGAACGCTCAATATCCCGACGGCGAATTTATCGCCCGTCTCCGAACAAAAGTTGATCCCTCAGGACGGCATTTATGCGGTATGGGCAAAGTTGCAATCAGAACGATATCCTGGGGTCTTATATATCGGAAGCAAGCCTACGTTTGCTTATCAGCATCAGACCATCGAATTGCATATTTTGGATTTTTCTGGGAATTTATACGGCAAAAAAATCGAAATCGAGTTTGTTTCGCGAATTCGAGATGATCAGCAGTTCGACTCCGCGAGTCAGCTTGTGGAGCGGATCGAGCGGGACAAAGCGACCGCCCGAGCGATTTTGGGCTTGTAA
- the rpsO gene encoding 30S ribosomal protein S15, which produces MTLTKEAKLEIFKKFGKDEKDTGNTKSQIALLTQRIVHLSEHLKTQPKDHHSRRGLLKLVGQRKRLLQYLQRQNIDEYRNLIEALGIRR; this is translated from the coding sequence ATGACGCTTACCAAAGAAGCAAAGCTCGAGATCTTCAAGAAATTTGGTAAAGATGAGAAAGATACTGGGAACACCAAAAGCCAAATTGCGCTGCTAACCCAGCGAATTGTGCACTTGTCAGAGCATCTGAAAACCCAGCCCAAGGATCATCATTCGCGCCGAGGACTGCTGAAGCTGGTTGGACAACGAAAAAGACTCCTGCAATATTTGCAGCGACAAAATATCGATGAATATCGAAATTTAATCGAAGCATTGGGCATCCGAAGATAA
- a CDS encoding ABC transporter ATP-binding protein, with protein MIEVQQLTRYFGQVAAIEDVSFRVEKGEVLGFLGPNAAGKTTTMRILTGFLPASRGSAKVANFDVFENPLEVKKRIGYLPEHPPLYAEMTVASFLDFVAKLKGIAPRDRKQKIKLAIEKTGLNGRADTIIKNLSKGYKQRLGLAQAIIHEPEVLILDEPTIGLDPIQIIEVRQLIRELAGKHTVILSTHILPEVSMTCQRVVIIDRGKVVAEDRPENLMAKLKGAEQVTLIVGGPFTEVQQCLSQIPGVTHVTLAEPLGDNKASYAVTSSLHQEISSELARTIVNHGWDLYELKKAEMSLEEVFLRLTTNEQEVMN; from the coding sequence TTGATTGAGGTCCAACAGCTTACGCGCTACTTTGGTCAGGTAGCTGCAATTGAAGATGTGTCATTTCGCGTGGAGAAAGGGGAGGTATTGGGGTTTCTTGGTCCAAATGCCGCCGGAAAAACCACGACTATGCGGATCCTCACTGGTTTTCTCCCCGCTTCTCGAGGCAGCGCGAAGGTGGCGAATTTTGATGTATTTGAAAATCCCTTGGAAGTAAAAAAGAGAATTGGCTATCTCCCAGAACATCCTCCTTTGTATGCCGAGATGACCGTGGCCTCATTCCTCGATTTTGTCGCCAAACTGAAGGGAATTGCGCCGCGGGATCGAAAGCAGAAGATTAAGCTTGCCATTGAGAAAACTGGCCTCAACGGTCGCGCAGATACCATCATTAAAAATTTGTCGAAAGGTTATAAGCAGCGGCTGGGATTAGCCCAGGCGATTATTCATGAGCCCGAGGTGCTGATCCTCGATGAGCCCACGATTGGATTGGACCCGATCCAGATCATCGAGGTTCGCCAGTTAATTCGCGAGCTTGCTGGCAAGCATACGGTAATTCTCAGCACCCACATTTTGCCAGAGGTGAGCATGACCTGCCAACGCGTGGTGATTATTGATCGGGGCAAAGTAGTTGCAGAAGATCGGCCCGAAAACCTTATGGCCAAGCTGAAAGGCGCAGAGCAGGTCACTCTCATCGTTGGTGGACCCTTCACTGAGGTCCAGCAATGCCTATCGCAAATTCCTGGCGTGACCCATGTCACGCTGGCCGAACCATTGGGGGATAACAAAGCCAGTTACGCTGTAACGAGTTCATTACATCAAGAGATCAGCAGCGAGCTTGCGCGGACGATTGTGAATCATGGCTGGGATCTTTATGAACTGAAAAAAGCCGAGATGAGCTTGGAAGAGGTATTTTTAAGATTGACCACAAATGAACAGGAGGTAATGAACTAG
- a CDS encoding ABC transporter permease subunit, translating into MAKVWAIFEREMKSYFVAPIAYVVIALFIAIVGIFFYLILASFVQRCYEIDLYAQQWQQTAPAMNLHEWVTRPFFGNMATIALMILPLITMKLFAEEKKNGTIELLQTSPITTAQLVLGKYAAAVALYSTMLAITLIYMLFLFLYGKPEIAQIFSGYLGMWLIGSSYLVIGLLFSTFTDNQIIAAVSTIAVILMFWAIGWVTDFLSPALGKFIGQLSLIEHFEDFEKGVVDSKHIVFYLSFIFMGLFLSYASLESSRWRGSR; encoded by the coding sequence GTGGCAAAAGTGTGGGCGATTTTTGAGCGCGAGATGAAATCTTACTTTGTAGCGCCCATTGCTTATGTGGTCATTGCGCTGTTTATCGCTATCGTGGGCATTTTTTTCTATTTGATCTTAGCTTCGTTCGTGCAACGGTGCTACGAAATCGACCTATATGCCCAGCAATGGCAGCAGACAGCGCCAGCCATGAACCTCCATGAATGGGTTACGCGGCCGTTTTTCGGCAATATGGCAACCATTGCCCTGATGATTTTGCCGCTGATTACCATGAAATTATTCGCGGAAGAAAAGAAAAACGGTACCATAGAGCTTTTGCAGACCTCGCCGATCACGACAGCTCAATTGGTGCTCGGAAAATACGCGGCCGCCGTGGCGCTCTATTCGACGATGTTGGCGATCACGCTGATTTATATGCTGTTTTTGTTTCTTTACGGCAAACCAGAGATCGCTCAGATTTTCTCTGGATATTTGGGCATGTGGCTGATCGGGAGCAGTTACTTGGTTATTGGCCTATTATTTTCAACCTTCACTGATAATCAAATTATAGCAGCCGTCAGCACGATCGCGGTGATTTTGATGTTCTGGGCGATCGGCTGGGTTACTGATTTTCTAAGCCCTGCATTGGGGAAGTTCATCGGTCAACTTTCATTGATTGAACATTTTGAAGACTTCGAAAAAGGGGTAGTCGACTCAAAGCATATTGTCTTTTATCTCAGTTTTATCTTTATGGGATTATTTCTCAGTTACGCTTCTCTGGAATCCAGCCGCTGGAGGGGCAGCCGATGA